The Terriglobales bacterium genome includes the window AAGACCGCGTACCCGTCACCGATGTTCCCGCCGGGAGCAATGCCAAGGCCTCCCACCTGCGCTGCGCACGCGTCAGAAATGTAGTCGCCGTTCAGATTGGGAGTGGCGAGAACGCTGTACTCCTGAGGCCGAATGATCACTTGCTGAAAGATCGAATCAGCGATGCGGTCATTAATCATCAGCTTCTTCTTCCACTGACCGTTGCCGTGCGTACGGTAAATCTTATCGAGAACGTCTTTGACCTCGGCGTACACGCCTTTGCGGAACTCTTCGGGAGCGAACTCAAGACCCGGTTCTATCTGCTGCGCATTTTGCTCAACCGTGATCTGCGAGTTTTTATCTTTGTTGTCTACAATCCAGCTCTCTCGTTCGGTGACGATGCGATCGCGAAACTCAGCTTGGGCGACCTCATATCCCCACTCACGGAAGGCACCTTCTGTAAATTTCTGAATGTTTCCTTTGTGCACGAGGGTCACTGACGGGCGGTTGTTTTCGAGAGCAAACTGAATCGCGCGCTTCACCAGTCGCTTCGTGCCAAAGATCGAAATTGGCTTGATGCCAACTCCGGAGTCCTCGCGGACGCGCTTCTTTCCCCCTGCAAGCATCTCCTCATTGAGGAAGCGGATCAGCTTGCGCGCTCCATCGCTTCCTTCTTTCCACTCGATGCCGGCGTACACATCCTCTGTATTCTCGCGGAAGATCACTACGTTCAATTTTTCCGGATGTTTCACCGGCGAGGGTACTCCCGAGTAATGCTTGACGGGACGAACGCAACAATACAGATCGAGTTCCTGCCGCATCGCTACGTTAAGGGAGCGAATGCCTCCGCCGACCGGCGTAGTGAGCGGACCCTTGATCGAGACACGCAAGTCCTTAGCGGCTCGAAGCGAGTCTTCCGGCAGCCAGTTGCGGAACTGAGAAAACGCCTTCTCACCCGCGAAGATCTCATACCAGGCAACACGACGCTTGCCGCCGTATGCTTTCTCCACAGCAGCATCGAAGACGCGCCGCGAGGCCTTCCAGATGTCACGTCCTGTGCCATCACCTTCAATGAAAGGAATGATCGGATTGTCGGGCACTCGATATTGCCCGTTCTCGTAACGGATAGGCGCGCCTTCCGGAGGGAGAGGAACGCCGTTATACACAACTGCCATGAGCGACTGCTCCTATGATGTTATGAATACAACGCCAAGCTCTTAAAACTAACATCCTCAGCTAGATGGCGCAACGGAGCACTGGTACTCTGGAGGACGCGCCGAGCGCATCCTACCGTCTCCGAGTCACTATCCGAGGTTGATCCATGTATGCCTCGAAGTGACTTGGGATGAAACCGCGCGAGAAGCTCATATGGCGCAAGTTGGCAAATTCTTGCGGCTCTAAAGCGCGATCTGAACAACCGTTGAGCGACTATCATGCTATTGGCTCTTCTGTGCTCTGAGCTTTCGCCTAATTGCCCGATCAAATTGTAGATTGGCGTGAGTCCAGAAAGACCGACTATGGACCTCTTCCTACCTCCGAAACGTCACTTCAGCCGGCTCTCGTGGGCCGGCTGCTTTTTACCCGGTATAACGCACGAGTAGCATCGTTTGGTCATCCTCCTGACGGCCGAACTCTAACGAGCGCTTACGTATCTTCTCGAAGATCTCCGGCAAAGGACAATCAACTGCTTCCTCAAACGCTCGCTTGATCGGCTCCAGACCCAATTCGGCACCGCGTCCATCAAATACTTCTGTAAAGCCGTCAGTAAGTAACAGCAGAATGTCACCTGGATCACATTGCAGAGTTTCGGCCGTGAACCGTTGTTCCGAGAGGATTCCCAAAGGGAGATTCTGTGCCTGGTATTCAACGATGGCGCGTTGCGCCCGACTGTAGCGCATCAGCGGGGGATGACCCGCGAGAGAGTAGTTCACGCGGTTGCCATTTGCGAATTGCAAGACTCCTGCGGTCACAAACATGTTGGGCATCTTCAGGGGATAAAGCGTCCGATGCACCTCATTGAGTAACTCTCCGGGCGAGCCTCCGTTTGTTAGCCGACTGCGAATGGAGGTCTTGAACATGGCCATCAGCACACCTGACGACACTCCGTGTCCTGAGATATCTGCGATGTAGCTGATCCAACCCTGCGGGTATTCGGCAATGTCCACGAGATCACCGCCTACTTCTCCGCTTGCGAACGAAGCGCCGAACACCTCGAATCCTTTAACACTTCGCTCGAACGTCGGAACCAGGGATCGATGAATTTCGCGCGCCAATTCGATCTCGGTTTGAATTCGAAAGTAACGATTCCCTTCTCGGCGCATGAATCTTACAAAGAGGATGTAAGCGGTAACCATCGTGATGATCGCCCAGAATCCCAGGACAGAGTTCTGCTTCTGAAGAGTGTCTCTGTCCCGGATGATTTGCAGATGAAAAGAAGCATAAAAAGCCCAGAAAGCAAATGCATGGATGAGCGCCCAAACAGGCAACCATCGAAACTTTCGCAGGATAGAAAGCAACGCATATCCGATCGCAAACACTCCGTAGATGCAAATCACCGCGACAGTGGAGATAATGCTTACTTTGGCGCCGGTGATCAGGAGTTGCACGAAGCCCATGCTGGCAAACAGCGTAAAGACTCCCGACAACATTGCGATGCGCGAACTTATCGGAATCGACTTCCAGAATTGAGCGCGCGTTTGTACGTGCGAGTTCGGTTTTGTGGTGCTAATTTGCGTTTCTCCTTGATTGGGAGTACGCAATGTTAAGGTGCCGGTTCGATTTGGACAATAAGAAAAGGGCACAGAGTATGTGCCCTTCTTGGTTTCGTTGAATTGATCGCTAGCGCAGCGCTGCAAGAACGATCACATCTTCGGAAGTCGGAACGCTCTTCGCCATCTCGGCTTCGCGACGGGTGATCTTGAACTCACGACCGGCTCTCTCGCCCTGAAGCCAGATCTGCGAGAGGAAGTACTGGTCTCCATACTTGTGGAATACAAGGCGGCTGTTCGCCGAAGGATTCAGAGCTTCTGCATTGTTAGCCGAAGCCAGCATTTGATTTGTCTTTCCGCCGCGAATCGCCAACACACTGCTCGCGCCGGTTGAGATCGACTGAATACTGTACTCACCAGCAGGCAGAGTTGACTTTCCAACCATGAAGTCAAAAGGAACATTCGCCTTCACGTTCACGCTTTGTGCGTTTGCGCATGCCGCCACGAGCAACAGGCCAAGAACGCCAACCAGACTTACGATTTGCCGTTTCATATTGCCTCCGTTTCGTGTGAGGCGGTGGAAGCAATGCGCTATTTGCCGTATCGCCTTCACTGCTCCTGCTCTTCGCTTCCGTCTCTACACTTCTCGCCGAGAGTAAGTGCAAGCTGCATGCCAAAGCTGTTTGAGATTCCTGATTGTCACGCGAGACCGACGCAAATCGATGAGCAGATTGGACATTGCGTTCGCTTATGCTGAAACTGTGAAGTCTGAGTTGCCACAAATGTTTTTGCGGCGCGAACCGAACGGTTAATTCGATCCAGGAATTTGAACCGATGGGTTGAGATCGTCAGCCGCTCATCAGAAAGAGGAGCGGATGATCTGGTTTCGGATGCGCCTGCCAAAACTTGACCAGTACGGAATAGACCACCAAGCCGATCTCACCTTCCCCCAACAGAACAAAGGCAAGCGATTGTTTCATCAAATTCCGCTGAGTGAGGCCAACCACAACGCTGATTGGATTCAGCATGTCCGCAAGAAAGGCGATGCTGTTGGCAATGGCCGTCGCTCCACGCGCCTCGATTACATAATCATCACCTTCGCGCGTCACTTTGACGCGCAGAGACGAATAGAATTCGCTGCGATTGTCCATCAGGCGCACAAACAGGAAAGCGGTGTGACCATGGAGCTTCAGGTGGCTCTGCACCTTGCGTTTGAGATCCGCCCGATAGTGAGAGTCATCAGCATGATGCGGAATTAAGTTCACCTTCTTGTCGCGAATCGAATTCCACAAGCGCTCAGATTCGTCGTCCATAAACTCAAATTGCGCAACGCGCATTTCCGTGGCGCGTAAATATCTGCTCACGCCGCTGAGGGTGAGAAGCAGCAGGATGAAGCAGCTTGCAATGATCACTCCGTCGGGACGTTCAATGACATTTGCGACCAGCGTATAGGCAAAGACCAGAGTGACAATCCAGTAGTAGAGAGCCTTCACATATGAAGCCGGATGCTCCCTTGAACTCTCTCTCCAAAGAGCGAGCGCGACCGCCACGGCGGCAGAGAACATCAGGACCAATACACCGGTAGCGTAGGCACTTCCCTGTTTATCCACGTCAGCCTGGAAAATCACGGTGACGATCACATCGATCGCGAGCAACAGCAGCACCAAGGGACGTCGATAGGCTACCCAGGGAGGCGCCATGCCGAATCGTGGCAAATAGCGTGGGATCAGGTTTAGGAGTCCGGTCATCGCAGAAGCTCCAGCGAGCCAGAGCACAAGAATCGTCGAGAGATCGTAAAGGCTACCGAAGCGATTTCCGATGAGCTCGTGCGCCAGGTAAGCAATGGCTCGTCCATTCGCAGGACCATCTGCTTGGTAAGCACTCTCTGGGATCAACAAGACCGAGACGAAGCTAGAGAGTAGCAACAGCACGCTCATGATCGCCGCCGCAGTGACCAGCAGCTTGCGTGTGTTGCGAATGCGTCCAGCCGGCACCGCGTCCTGGCCTGTCTTATCTTCTTTGCCGCCATCGACCAGCGGCATAACCGAAACTCCGGTCTCGAATCCACTCAGCCCCAATGCCAGTTTGGGAAACACGATGGCTGAAGCCACAAAGAGGGCAGTCCAATCCCCGTGTGCGTGCAGAACCCTCGTCCAGTTCGACAGCAGCTCTGGACGTCGATACACAACAGTGGCGGCGTAGAGCAGCACATAGATATTCAGCAGGATGTACGGAATCGTGGTGGCCGCAACCACGACAATGGCCTCTCGAAATCCGGCGATAAAAACGATAGCCAATAACGCGAGCAGGATAACCGTCACACTGAGCGTGTGCTCGCTGATGAACGGATGCAGATATGGATTTTGCGTTGCGTGCCGGGCGGCGTCCGCTGCCGAGAGCGTCATGGTGATCACGAAGTCGGTTGCGGCGAATCCGAGCAAGATGAGAACAAAGATTTTGCTCTTCCAACCAGAAAACAGGTTTTCTAGCAGCGCGATCGAGCCTTGACCTGCATACGATCGCGCAGCAACCTCCGAGTAGATGGGAACCGCACCAAAGATCGTAACCAGAACGAGAATGCCGGTGGCGGGAAACGAAAGCGCGCCAGCGGCTAGCAGCGCGATTCCAGGTTGATAACCGATCGTCGAGAAGTAATCGACACCCGTGAGCCACAAGACCATGTACCAGGGATGCGTATGATCGGGAGGTTCGGCAACATCTAGCGGGCTCCC containing:
- a CDS encoding NADP-dependent isocitrate dehydrogenase; translated protein: MAVVYNGVPLPPEGAPIRYENGQYRVPDNPIIPFIEGDGTGRDIWKASRRVFDAAVEKAYGGKRRVAWYEIFAGEKAFSQFRNWLPEDSLRAAKDLRVSIKGPLTTPVGGGIRSLNVAMRQELDLYCCVRPVKHYSGVPSPVKHPEKLNVVIFRENTEDVYAGIEWKEGSDGARKLIRFLNEEMLAGGKKRVREDSGVGIKPISIFGTKRLVKRAIQFALENNRPSVTLVHKGNIQKFTEGAFREWGYEVAQAEFRDRIVTERESWIVDNKDKNSQITVEQNAQQIEPGLEFAPEEFRKGVYAEVKDVLDKIYRTHGNGQWKKKLMINDRIADSIFQQVIIRPQEYSVLATPNLNGDYISDACAAQVGGLGIAPGGNIGDGYAVFEATHGTAPKYADLDVINPGSVILSGVMMFELIGWREAARLIEDALETTIRQKKVTYDFERQMEGATKVKTSEFASHMIGNMDALVGTRREVALA
- a CDS encoding PP2C family protein-serine/threonine phosphatase, whose translation is MLSGVFTLFASMGFVQLLITGAKVSIISTVAVICIYGVFAIGYALLSILRKFRWLPVWALIHAFAFWAFYASFHLQIIRDRDTLQKQNSVLGFWAIITMVTAYILFVRFMRREGNRYFRIQTEIELAREIHRSLVPTFERSVKGFEVFGASFASGEVGGDLVDIAEYPQGWISYIADISGHGVSSGVLMAMFKTSIRSRLTNGGSPGELLNEVHRTLYPLKMPNMFVTAGVLQFANGNRVNYSLAGHPPLMRYSRAQRAIVEYQAQNLPLGILSEQRFTAETLQCDPGDILLLLTDGFTEVFDGRGAELGLEPIKRAFEEAVDCPLPEIFEKIRKRSLEFGRQEDDQTMLLVRYTG